From one Brachypodium distachyon strain Bd21 chromosome 4, Brachypodium_distachyon_v3.0, whole genome shotgun sequence genomic stretch:
- the LOC100842391 gene encoding putative fatty acyl-CoA reductase 7, protein MDATAVAGCFRDKIILVTGSTGFLGKLLVEKILRVQSDVKKLYLLVCAPDAASAEQRILSQVLGKDLFNTLREKHGLAGFQKLFKEKIVPLAGDIGDRNFGLNSSRADALCKEIDVIVNGAATTSFYERYDVSLASNALGAKYACEFAKKCTNLKLLLHVSTAFVAGTQGRLLEKTLQMGETLRQGYYLDIEAELQLAEKVKTELKTSKSGSSDQLEKTAMKELGLKRACHFGWPNVYTFTKAMGEMLLAEQWGDLPVVIIRPNMVTSTYQDPFPGWIEGARTIDALIVAYDEQAFPCFVGDRKDIMDVVPADMVVNATLVAMVVHWNQKGKVVYHVSSGLQNPLTGYVLEDACLDYFSIHPRVLENGKTLQNRRPYLFKRFAYFRAYLILVYKLPLEILHAVSLLSCGLFSKYYNKHNRRYGFLMLLVKLYTPYAFFEGCFDDTNLTRLRKEVKMDGSDGSIFNFDPKSMDWHTYLLNVHVPAVLKYGRKKKGSI, encoded by the exons ATGGATGCCACTGCAGTGGCTGGGTGCTTCCGGGACAAGATCATCCTCGTCACTGGCTCAACTGGCTTCCTTGGAAAAT TGCTGGTGGAGAAGATACTGAGGGTTCAGTCCGATGTGAAGAAGCTCTACCTGCTGGTGTGTGCACCGGACGCTGCCTCCGCTGAGCAGCGTATCCTGTCCCAG GTTCTTGGGAAGGATCTGTTCAATACCCTGCGGGAAAAGCATGGGCTTGCTGGCTTCCAGAAGCTTTTTAAGGAAAAGATAGTTCCTCTGGCGGGAGACATCGGGGATCGCAACTTCGGGCTCAACAGCTCCAGAGCTGACGCCCTGTGTAAGGAGATCGATGTTATCGTCAATGGGGCTGCAACGACTAGCTTTTACGAAAG GTACGATGTTTCTTTGGCATCTAATGCATTAGGAGCCAAATATGCATGTGAATTTGCAAAGAAGTGCACGAATCTGAAATTATTGCTTCATGTTTCCACTG CTTTTGTAGCTGGTACCCAAGGACGTTTATTGGAGAAAACACTCCAGATGGGTGAAACACTACGGCAAGGTTACTACTTGGACATTGAAGCCGAGTTGCAGTTAGCTGAAAAGGTCAAGACTGAACTCAAAACGTCTAAGAGTGGTAGCTCAGACCAATTGGAGAAGACAGCCATGAAAGAACTTGGCCTAAAGAG GGCTTGCCATTTTGGATGGCCAAACGTATATACATTTACCAAGGCTATGGGGGAGATGTTACTTGCGGAGCAGTGGGGAGACCTTCCTGTCGTCATAATTCGGCCCAACATGGTGACCAGCACATATCAAGACCCATTTCCTGGGTGGATAGAAGGGGCAAG GACAATTGATGCTCTAATTGTTGCCTATGATGAGCAAGCATTCCCATGTTTCGTAGGTGATCGCAAAGACATAATGGATGTG GTTCCTGCAGACATGGTGGTAAATGCAACCCTGGTAGCCATGGTTGTTCACTGGAACCAGAAAGGGAAAGTTGTTTACCACGTGAGCTCAGGGCTCCAGAATCCATTGACTGGTTACGTTCTTGAGGACGCATGTTTGGATTACTTCTCCATCCATCCTCGTGTACTAGAGAACGGGAAAACCCTCCAAAACAGAAGGCCATACTTATTCAAGAGATTTGCTTACTTCCGTGCATATCTGATCCTGGTGTATAAGCTACCACTTGAG ATACTGCATGCAGTGAGCCTATTATCATGTGGgttattttcaaaatattataATAAGCACAACCGAAGATACGgtttcttgatgctcttggtcaAGCTGTATACACCATATGCCTTCTTCGAAGGATG CTTTGATGACACGAACTTGACAAGGTTGAGGAAGGAAGTAAAGATGGACGGCAGTGATGGCAGCATATTTAACTTTGATCCCAAATCTATGGACTGGCACACGTATCTCTTGAATGTCCACGTCCCAGCTGTGCTAAAGTATGGCCGGAAAAAGAAGGGAAGTATATAG